In one Bradyrhizobium cosmicum genomic region, the following are encoded:
- a CDS encoding outer membrane protein assembly factor BamD: MSAQRMTRGYLSVSSRARGLLQAAIFVVLALPLAGCGTGSLWDKFTAKDDTFVEEPADKIYNEGLYLMNEKKDMKAANKKFEEVDRQHPYSDWARKSLLMSAYASYQGGDFDGCIGAATRYVTLHPGSPDAAYAQYLIAASHYDQIPDISRDQARTEKAIAALEEVVRKYPTSEYATSAKAKIEGARDQLAGKEMNVGRYYMQKRDYTAAINRYKAVVTQYQTTRHVEEALFRLTEAYMAIGIVGEAQTAAAVLGHNFPDSRWYKDAYNLVKSGGLEPSENQGSWISRTFKKIGLG; the protein is encoded by the coding sequence ATGTCGGCACAGCGTATGACGCGCGGATATCTGTCGGTCTCCTCGCGAGCCCGTGGGCTGCTTCAGGCCGCCATCTTTGTCGTGCTCGCGCTGCCGCTGGCCGGCTGCGGCACCGGCTCGCTCTGGGACAAGTTCACCGCCAAGGACGACACCTTCGTCGAGGAGCCCGCCGACAAGATCTACAATGAGGGCCTGTACCTCATGAACGAGAAGAAGGACATGAAGGCGGCGAACAAGAAGTTCGAAGAGGTCGACCGCCAGCATCCTTATTCCGACTGGGCCCGCAAATCGCTGCTGATGTCGGCCTACGCGTCTTACCAGGGCGGCGACTTCGACGGCTGCATCGGCGCCGCGACCCGCTACGTCACGCTGCATCCCGGCAGCCCGGACGCGGCCTATGCGCAATACCTGATCGCCGCCTCGCATTACGACCAGATCCCGGACATCAGCCGCGACCAGGCCCGCACCGAGAAAGCGATCGCCGCGCTCGAAGAGGTGGTGCGCAAATATCCGACGTCCGAATATGCGACCTCGGCCAAGGCCAAGATCGAAGGCGCGCGCGACCAGCTCGCCGGCAAGGAAATGAACGTCGGCCGCTACTACATGCAGAAGCGCGACTACACGGCGGCGATCAACCGCTACAAGGCCGTCGTGACGCAGTACCAGACCACCCGCCACGTCGAGGAAGCGCTGTTCCGGCTGACCGAGGCCTATATGGCGATCGGCATCGTCGGCGAGGCGCAGACGGCGGCCGCCGTGCTTGGGCACAATTTTCCTGACAGCCGCTGGTACAAGGACGCCTATAATCTTGTAAAATCCGGCGGTCTCGAACCGAGCGAGAATCAGGGGTCCTGGATAAGCCGGACCTTCAAGAAGATTGGTCTCGGCTAG
- the recN gene encoding DNA repair protein RecN, which translates to MLARLSIRDIVLIERLDIEFATGLAVLTGETGAGKSILLDAFALALGGRGDAGLVRHGAEQGQVTAVFDIPKNHPATTILAENGLDDTGEMILRRVQLADGRTRAFINDQSISVQTLKAVGTALVEIHGQHDERALVDAATHRRLLDAFAGLEKDVAAVESLWDARRTANTALEEHRAGMERAAREADYLRHASDELKQLAPKDGEETSLASRRTTMMQGEKIASDLREAQEVVGGHNSPVAALAAAVRRLERRGVNSPALVEPAVKAIDIAINALEEADQHLQAALAATDFDPSELERIEERLFSLRAASRKYSTPVDGLAALAAKYAADVVLIDAGASRLKKLEQAAIEADGRYAAAAKKLSLARQKSAEKLNKAVNAELAPLKLDRARFMTQVATDEAAPGPQGFDRVEFWVQTNPGTKPGPMMKVASGGELSRFLLALKVVLSDRGSAPTLVFDEIDTGVGGAVADAIGARLARLAGKVQVMAVTHAPQVAARADQHLLISKDALDKGKRVATRVNTLAADHRREEIARMLAGAEITAEARAAADRLLKAAS; encoded by the coding sequence ATGCTGGCGCGTCTGTCGATCCGTGACATCGTCCTGATCGAACGGCTCGATATCGAATTCGCCACCGGACTTGCGGTTTTGACCGGCGAGACCGGTGCGGGCAAATCCATCCTGCTCGATGCCTTTGCGCTGGCGCTCGGCGGCCGTGGCGACGCCGGACTCGTGCGCCACGGCGCGGAGCAGGGGCAGGTCACTGCCGTGTTCGATATCCCCAAGAATCACCCCGCGACGACGATTCTGGCCGAGAACGGCCTCGATGACACCGGTGAGATGATTCTCCGCCGGGTGCAGCTCGCCGACGGCCGCACCCGCGCCTTCATCAACGACCAGTCGATCAGCGTGCAGACGCTGAAGGCGGTCGGCACCGCTCTGGTCGAGATCCACGGCCAGCACGACGAGCGCGCGCTGGTCGATGCCGCCACCCACCGCCGCCTGCTGGATGCCTTTGCCGGGCTCGAAAAGGACGTTGCTGCCGTCGAATCGCTCTGGGATGCGCGCCGCACCGCCAACACCGCGCTGGAAGAGCATCGCGCCGGCATGGAGCGCGCCGCGCGCGAGGCGGACTATCTGCGCCACGCCTCCGACGAGCTGAAGCAGCTCGCGCCCAAGGATGGCGAGGAGACCTCGCTGGCGTCCCGCCGCACCACCATGATGCAGGGCGAGAAGATCGCCTCCGACCTGCGCGAGGCGCAGGAGGTCGTCGGCGGCCACAACTCGCCGGTTGCGGCCCTCGCGGCCGCCGTCCGCCGGCTGGAGCGCCGCGGCGTCAATTCGCCGGCGCTGGTCGAGCCCGCGGTGAAGGCGATCGACATCGCGATCAACGCGCTGGAGGAAGCCGACCAGCATCTCCAGGCCGCGCTCGCCGCGACCGATTTCGATCCGTCCGAGCTCGAGCGCATCGAGGAGCGGCTGTTCAGCTTGCGCGCCGCCTCGCGCAAATATTCGACGCCGGTCGATGGGCTTGCCGCGCTTGCCGCCAAATACGCCGCCGATGTCGTGCTGATCGATGCCGGCGCCTCGCGGTTGAAGAAGCTGGAGCAGGCCGCGATCGAGGCAGATGGCCGCTATGCGGCCGCCGCCAAGAAGCTGTCGCTGGCGCGGCAGAAGTCGGCCGAGAAGCTCAACAAGGCCGTCAATGCCGAACTCGCGCCGCTCAAGCTCGACCGCGCCAGGTTCATGACCCAGGTCGCGACCGACGAGGCGGCGCCGGGCCCGCAGGGTTTCGACCGCGTCGAGTTCTGGGTGCAGACCAATCCGGGCACCAAGCCGGGTCCGATGATGAAGGTCGCCTCCGGCGGCGAGCTCTCGCGCTTCCTGCTGGCGCTCAAGGTCGTGTTGTCCGACCGCGGCTCGGCGCCGACGCTCGTCTTCGACGAAATCGACACCGGCGTCGGCGGCGCGGTCGCGGATGCCATCGGCGCCCGGCTGGCGCGGCTGGCCGGCAAGGTGCAGGTGATGGCCGTCACCCATGCCCCTCAGGTTGCCGCCCGTGCCGACCAGCATTTGCTGATCTCGAAGGACGCGCTGGACAAGGGCAAGCGCGTCGCCACCCGCGTCAACACACTGGCCGCCGACCACCGCCGCGAAGAGATCGCCCGCATGCTCGCCGGCGCCGAGATCACCGCCGAGGCGAGGGCGGCCGCGGACCGGTTGCTCAAGGCGGCAAGCTAG